CGTCGCGCGATGAAGTCGAACATCTTCAACGACGATACGGACAACCAGTACTACATCAACAACCTCGCGACCGCAAAACGGAACGACGGTGAGGGTAACATGGTCATGCGGGAGATTCGCACCGCCATGGCCGGTTTGAACGACAACCTGCGGACGCCTTTCCTGATGAGCTACAGCGGCTACAAGTACGAGGAGATCGCGCAGCGGTTGCAGATTCCGCTCGGAACGGTGAAAGTGCGCATTCACAATGCCCGGAAGGAATTGATGAAGAAGCTCAGCGTTTACAAGCCTGCAGACGCGCGTCGCGAAGCCTGAAGCGCATCCGGCTCATGACCTGAAACCCCTGTCTGCACAGGGGTTTTTTCGTACCTTCGGGTCATGAAATTCGGAGTCGTCGTTTTCCCGGGATCGAACTGTGACGAAGACATGGTCTATGTGCTGCGCCATCGGATGAAGCAACCGGTGGTGAAGTTGTGGCACAAGGACCATGATTTGCAGAACTGTGATTTCATCGTGCTGCCGGGCGGATTCAGCTACGGCGACTACCTGCGCTCCGGTGCCATCGCGCGCTTTTCTCCGATCATGCAGGAAGTCATTGCCTTTGCCAACAAGGGCGGCTTTGTCTTCGGTGTCTGCAACGGGTTCCAGATCCTCTGCGAAGCAGGCCTGGTACCCGGGGCATTGTTGCGCAACGACCATTCGCGCTTCAACTGCGAGAACGTGTATGTTCGTCCCGAGCATCAGGCTGCGCGACTGACGGCTGCGACCAAGCCCGGACAAGCGCTCAAGATCCCGATCGCACACGGAGAAGGACGCTATTACACCGACGCCGAAACATTGCGTTCCATGGAAGCAAACGGACAGATCCTGTTCCGCTACTGCGATGCTTCCGGACAAGTGACACCCGAAGCAAATCCCAACGGATCCCTCGGCAACATCGCCGGTGTGTGCAATGCCGGCAAGAACGTCTTCGGTATGATGCCCCATCCCGAACGCGCCGCCGATCCGGAGTTGGGCAACACCGACGGACAGGTTCTTTTTGAAGGATTGTTGCAACTGGTCTCCGCCTGAGCTGAGAGTCAGTAGTCAGTAGGCAGTAGGCGGCATGCAGAATTTTCCTCGGTCTCGGTCCCGTTCCTCGCTTCTTCTTTTCCTCGTCCCCCGTCCCCCGTCCCTCGTCCCTTTTTTCAGTAGGCAGTATTTTCCTCGGTCTCGGTCCCGTTCCTCGCTTTTTCTTTTCCTCGTCCCTCGTCCCCCGTCCCCCGTCCCTTCTTTTGCTTCCCTCTTCCGGGTTGATTACTTTGTCTGCCTAAACCCTTCCCACCATGAATCCAACTCTTCGAAACATCCTTGCCATCATAGCCGGCATTGCCGCCGGTAGTGTGGTCAATATGGGTATTGTGATGATCAGCGGCTCCGTCATTCCTCCGCCGGAAGGTGTTGATGCCACCACGTACGAAGGACTCAAAGCTTCGATGCACCTGATGGAACCCAAGCACTTTGTCTTCCCATTTCTCGCACACGCGATCGGCACCCTGGCCGGCGCGTTTCTCGCGGCGCGCTTATCGGTGAGTAAAATGCGTTCGGCATTCATTGTCGGCGGATTCTTCCTGCTGGGAGGAATCGCCAATACCATGATGTTACCTTCGCCGGTCTGGTTTTCCATCACGGACCTTGTCGGCGCCTATCTCCCGATGGCCTGGCTCGGCGGAAAAGCAGGAACACGGACCTCTGCTGCTTGAGTACTTATCAGAAAGTAAAACGCGGCAGCCCAGATCCGGGCGCCGCGTTTTGCGTTTCGTGATGGGAAGATCGATCAGAAGCGAACGCCAAAGCTGAGACCCAGCATGCGAACGCCATAGAATGGCCCGTTCATATCCACATCGATTTCGTTGTTGCCGATTGTCGCCTCCGTCGTCCATAACGGAATTTCAATCGATTCAATATCTTCTTTCAGGTCGATCTTGTCTTGTTGGGTCATATCGCTCATGTCGTCGGTGCCGTGGAACTTGGCTTTCATGATCCCGGCAAAGGGTCCGACAATCCAGAGATCGAGCGCGAGGTTCTTCGTTTTTCCGAACAGCCATTGCGTACCGATCATGGCACCAGCACCAAAGCCGTTGAAGGTGCCATCTACCACCGGTGTATGGAGCTTTCCG
This genomic stretch from Bacteroidota bacterium harbors:
- the purQ gene encoding phosphoribosylformylglycinamidine synthase subunit PurQ translates to MKFGVVVFPGSNCDEDMVYVLRHRMKQPVVKLWHKDHDLQNCDFIVLPGGFSYGDYLRSGAIARFSPIMQEVIAFANKGGFVFGVCNGFQILCEAGLVPGALLRNDHSRFNCENVYVRPEHQAARLTAATKPGQALKIPIAHGEGRYYTDAETLRSMEANGQILFRYCDASGQVTPEANPNGSLGNIAGVCNAGKNVFGMMPHPERAADPELGNTDGQVLFEGLLQLVSA
- a CDS encoding RNA polymerase sigma factor — translated: METNQEFRKQVTDETRPLKAYAMKLTQDSEEANDLVQDTVLKALTNEEKFAAGTNLKGWLYTIMKNIFINKYRRAMKSNIFNDDTDNQYYINNLATAKRNDGEGNMVMREIRTAMAGLNDNLRTPFLMSYSGYKYEEIAQRLQIPLGTVKVRIHNARKELMKKLSVYKPADARREA